The Spirochaeta isovalerica genome includes a window with the following:
- a CDS encoding GNAT family N-acetyltransferase — protein MDYQIITADYNSPYLEQLKKWFESEWKREYIFHRNIPNPLIALSGERLLGGLAFTEYPNPEKEGMALWINALFVKQENRKSGIASDLISAANEMTGSVELYVLTHIPLLYQKSGWTIISVEEKNSVLKAPLP, from the coding sequence ATGGATTATCAGATAATTACCGCTGATTACAATTCCCCATACCTTGAACAACTGAAGAAATGGTTCGAATCGGAATGGAAAAGAGAGTACATTTTCCATAGGAATATTCCAAATCCCCTTATTGCCCTTTCAGGGGAAAGATTGTTAGGTGGTTTGGCTTTCACCGAATATCCGAATCCTGAAAAGGAAGGAATGGCCCTTTGGATCAATGCGCTATTTGTAAAGCAGGAAAATAGAAAATCTGGTATAGCTTCCGACTTGATCAGCGCTGCAAATGAAATGACAGGATCCGTGGAACTCTATGTATTGACTCATATACCGCTGCTTTATCAGAAATCGGGATGGACAATAATTTCAGTTGAAGAAAAGAATTCAGTACTCAAAGCACCGCTTCCATAA